One genomic segment of Planctomycetota bacterium includes these proteins:
- a CDS encoding aspartyl/asparaginyl beta-hydroxylase domain-containing protein codes for MLVSQRAWPLSLPRLKRYAIKALKRTACFGLAIVFIPWVLLAYVACGLLDVARNRPCTLSTIDRYFTGNGVLTWLLAPFNLLLDVLCLPYRNRGIYTLDDLPAGHRAEIQALIDAAQRRDLVAALREPMRDKKRGMAFFQWYGQVMPAPIDVPEFSQPYRYIRTVGVSIFNKRQSTGLHFGPLRITLRVLYNVNPINDPNVYITVGDHTHRWRDKPLFIFDDTLQHQSVNDSDALRCCLFVDILRPSPLSWALSAILTGVRLLMAPVRAVFYKHWTFMK; via the coding sequence ATGCTCGTTTCTCAGCGCGCTTGGCCGCTGTCGTTGCCACGCCTCAAGCGATACGCCATTAAGGCGCTCAAACGCACCGCCTGTTTCGGGCTGGCCATCGTCTTCATCCCTTGGGTGCTGCTGGCCTATGTCGCGTGCGGGCTGCTCGACGTCGCGCGCAATCGCCCCTGCACGCTGAGCACGATCGATCGCTACTTCACCGGCAATGGCGTGCTGACCTGGCTGCTCGCGCCGTTTAACCTGCTGCTCGATGTGCTTTGCTTGCCGTACCGGAATCGGGGCATCTACACCCTCGATGACTTGCCGGCCGGCCACCGCGCCGAGATTCAGGCTCTGATCGATGCCGCCCAGCGCCGCGACCTGGTCGCCGCGCTGCGCGAACCGATGCGCGACAAGAAGCGTGGCATGGCCTTCTTTCAGTGGTATGGCCAAGTCATGCCCGCGCCGATCGACGTGCCCGAGTTCAGCCAGCCCTACCGCTACATTCGCACCGTCGGCGTCTCGATCTTCAACAAGCGGCAATCGACCGGGCTGCACTTCGGCCCGCTGCGGATCACGCTGCGGGTGTTGTACAACGTCAACCCGATCAACGACCCGAACGTGTACATCACGGTTGGCGATCACACCCACCGCTGGCGGGACAAGCCGTTGTTCATCTTCGACGACACGCTGCAGCATCAATCGGTCAACGACTCGGACGCCTTGCGCTGCTGCCTGTTTGTCGACATTCTGCGCCCGTCGCCGCTGTCGTGGGCGTTGAGCGCGATTCTGACCGGGGTGCGATTGTTGATGGCGCCGGTGCGGGCGGTGTTTTACAAGCACTGGACGTTCATGAAGTAG
- a CDS encoding N-acetyltransferase has translation MTSATIRRAELADLPAIADIYNEAIRNTTATFDTEVKDLANRRQWFESHGDRHPILVMVVDGAVVGWASLSPWSERRAYDETAETTFYVQASHQGLGIGRQLKAAIIDEARRLGFHSLIARVAEGSSASLHLNLQFGFVMVGTLRQVGRKFGRLLDVHILQKMLQPERTL, from the coding sequence ATGACCAGCGCCACCATCCGTCGCGCGGAACTCGCCGATCTGCCGGCCATTGCCGACATTTATAACGAAGCCATTCGAAACACCACCGCGACGTTCGATACCGAGGTGAAAGACCTGGCGAATCGTCGCCAGTGGTTCGAGTCGCATGGCGATCGGCATCCCATCCTGGTGATGGTGGTTGACGGCGCCGTGGTGGGCTGGGCTTCGTTGAGTCCTTGGTCCGAACGGCGAGCCTACGACGAAACCGCCGAGACCACCTTTTACGTACAGGCGAGTCATCAAGGACTCGGAATCGGTCGGCAATTGAAAGCGGCGATCATCGACGAGGCTCGGCGACTGGGCTTTCATTCCTTGATTGCCCGGGTTGCCGAGGGGAGTTCCGCAAGCCTGCACCTGAATCTACAATTTGGCTTTGTGATGGTGGGAACGCTGCGGCAAGTCGGGCGCAAATTTGGCCGCCTGCTCGACGTCCACATCTTGCAAAAGATGCTCCAGCCAGAGCGCACTTTGTAG
- a CDS encoding N-acetyltransferase, which yields MTISIRPETPADVVAVREVNRRAFGRDGEARLVDALRDEGYVRVSLVAEVDGQVVGHVLFSELPIVIADGEVPALSLAPLAVLPEFQRRGIGGELVRHGLEICRERGHRIVIVLGWPHYYSRLGFSAALARPIESPYAGDAWMALELTPGSLRGITGRVEYPPPFSECG from the coding sequence ATGACGATCTCAATCCGCCCCGAAACGCCAGCCGACGTGGTTGCCGTTCGCGAAGTGAACCGACGAGCGTTTGGCCGCGACGGCGAGGCTCGGCTGGTCGATGCCTTGCGCGACGAAGGCTACGTGCGAGTGTCGCTGGTGGCCGAGGTCGACGGCCAAGTGGTTGGGCACGTGTTGTTCAGCGAATTGCCGATCGTAATTGCCGACGGTGAGGTACCGGCCTTGTCCCTGGCGCCACTGGCCGTGTTGCCCGAGTTTCAACGACGCGGCATCGGCGGCGAGTTAGTCCGCCACGGGCTCGAAATCTGCCGCGAGCGCGGCCACCGGATCGTCATCGTGCTGGGCTGGCCACACTACTATTCCCGGCTGGGCTTTTCGGCGGCGCTGGCTCGACCGATCGAATCGCCGTACGCAGGCGACGCTTGGATGGCGCTCGAATTGACGCCCGGCAGCCTGCGCGGCATCACGGGACGCGTCGAATACCCGCCGCCGTTCTCTGAGTGCGGGTAA
- a CDS encoding cupin domain-containing protein, translating to MDITRHGSQASRPGPAEWFTGAVRIDPLFQTSSPARAAGSSVAFEPGARTAWHTHPLGQTIIVTSGSGLAQRWGGPVEAIGPGDVVWFPPGEKHWHGAGPTTAMTHLAIQEQLDGRVVEWLEHVSDEQYGSYNQ from the coding sequence ATGGACATCACCCGCCACGGCTCGCAGGCTTCTCGTCCCGGGCCGGCTGAGTGGTTCACCGGCGCGGTTAGGATCGATCCTTTGTTTCAGACCAGCTCGCCGGCCCGCGCGGCTGGGTCGAGCGTGGCGTTCGAGCCCGGGGCCCGGACGGCCTGGCACACACACCCGCTGGGCCAAACGATCATCGTCACCTCGGGCTCCGGCCTGGCTCAGCGCTGGGGCGGCCCGGTCGAGGCCATCGGCCCCGGCGACGTGGTCTGGTTTCCGCCGGGCGAAAAGCATTGGCACGGGGCCGGACCCACGACGGCCATGACCCATCTGGCCATCCAGGAGCAGCTCGACGGCCGGGTCGTCGAATGGCTGGAACATGTTAGCGACGAGCAATACGGCAGCTATAATCAGTAG
- a CDS encoding site-specific DNA-methyltransferase gives MIVCSVTRDCQHDSICRRAAHRSWRLQVPPAPHVNQIVLGDCIEQMRSLPKGSVDLVFADPPFNIGYDYDVYRDDRECGEYLKWSKKWIAAVHRVVKDTGAFWLAIGDEYAAELKIISQEAGFTCRSWVIWYYTFGVNCKTKFSRSHAHLFYFVKDAKSFTFRAEDLDNRIPSARQLVYADNRANPTGRLPDDTWVLRPQDMADCFTPGEDTWYFPRVAGTFKERAGFHGCQMPEQLLGRIIRLCSNEGELVLDPFSGSATTVAVAKKLGRKYLGFDLSSEYVARGLARLEQVCVGDSLEGSAEPTLSAPATPSKQGGRPSVATSRRIKDDSPLTLLQKTLYQKGLLDAFRAAYRGYSVDRVVADPDINAEFVGACGKFGLPGDARNWNWTLLGMRKTGAFADIPTLNRTEIDYESCDAYSFASEIAWGQLVDQGCASLDTILCDPNLAKRFDEIARMWAPGFTPLEYRWAALKLRKRSKDVRSRAKLLTDAHLSRGEPLNKHSAPRLPDSSGVYIVFGKDSPIYAGEANNLRERISRQFGDETEELWRALSRSLTARFFPTDCAFSTRLAYQRRLVNEHKPKLNLPDSKI, from the coding sequence ATGATCGTATGTTCAGTAACGCGCGATTGCCAGCATGATAGCATTTGTCGTCGCGCCGCACACAGGTCATGGAGGCTGCAAGTGCCCCCCGCCCCGCACGTAAACCAGATCGTTCTTGGCGATTGCATCGAGCAAATGCGATCGTTGCCCAAAGGGAGCGTTGACCTCGTTTTTGCAGATCCGCCGTTCAACATCGGCTATGACTACGATGTGTACCGCGATGACCGCGAGTGCGGAGAGTACCTAAAGTGGTCGAAGAAATGGATTGCCGCCGTTCATCGCGTCGTCAAGGACACGGGGGCGTTTTGGTTAGCAATCGGTGACGAATATGCGGCGGAACTGAAGATCATCAGCCAAGAGGCGGGCTTCACCTGCCGAAGCTGGGTGATCTGGTACTACACATTCGGCGTTAACTGCAAGACGAAGTTCAGTCGTTCGCACGCGCACTTGTTCTATTTTGTCAAAGACGCGAAATCGTTCACGTTTCGCGCGGAGGACTTAGACAACCGCATTCCTTCCGCTCGCCAATTGGTCTATGCGGACAATCGCGCCAACCCGACGGGGCGCTTGCCCGACGACACCTGGGTGCTCCGGCCTCAAGACATGGCGGATTGTTTCACACCAGGTGAAGACACCTGGTATTTTCCACGAGTGGCGGGGACGTTCAAAGAACGAGCTGGCTTCCACGGCTGCCAGATGCCAGAGCAACTGCTCGGACGCATTATTCGGCTTTGCTCGAATGAAGGAGAATTGGTCCTCGACCCATTCAGCGGCAGCGCCACGACGGTCGCCGTTGCTAAGAAGCTGGGACGCAAATACCTGGGGTTCGACCTGTCATCGGAGTACGTCGCGCGAGGTCTGGCGAGACTCGAGCAAGTGTGTGTAGGCGATTCGCTCGAAGGTTCCGCCGAGCCGACGCTTAGTGCTCCCGCGACTCCCTCTAAGCAGGGTGGACGACCATCTGTTGCAACAAGCAGGAGAATCAAAGATGACTCACCACTCACTCTGCTTCAAAAAACGCTTTATCAGAAGGGCTTGCTGGATGCCTTCCGCGCAGCTTATCGAGGGTATTCTGTCGACCGAGTCGTTGCTGACCCCGACATTAACGCTGAGTTCGTAGGGGCGTGCGGCAAATTCGGATTGCCAGGCGATGCCAGGAATTGGAACTGGACCTTGCTTGGCATGCGAAAAACCGGTGCATTTGCCGACATTCCAACATTGAATCGAACCGAGATTGATTACGAAAGCTGCGACGCGTATTCGTTTGCAAGTGAAATTGCCTGGGGGCAACTAGTCGATCAGGGTTGCGCGAGTCTTGATACCATTCTTTGCGATCCGAACCTTGCCAAGCGATTCGACGAAATTGCACGAATGTGGGCTCCTGGTTTCACGCCGCTTGAATACCGATGGGCAGCCCTGAAGTTAAGGAAGCGTTCGAAGGACGTTCGGTCTCGCGCCAAGCTCCTGACCGACGCCCATCTAAGTCGTGGTGAACCGCTGAATAAACACAGTGCCCCTCGGTTGCCCGATTCTTCTGGCGTGTACATTGTCTTTGGCAAAGATTCCCCGATTTATGCGGGCGAAGCTAATAATCTGCGCGAGCGGATTTCTCGGCAATTCGGTGACGAAACAGAAGAGTTATGGCGCGCCTTGTCCCGGTCGCTCACCGCACGTTTCTTTCCGACAGATTGTGCCTTTTCGACAAGGCTGGCGTACCAGCGTCGTTTGGTCAACGAGCACAAGCCGAAACTGAACCTCCCTGATTCAAAGATCTGA
- a CDS encoding Gfo/Idh/MocA family oxidoreductase, translating to MQLDVSKLSRRDFVERSLMAASAALAAGTMPNLTRAAEADAARRVGPNDKLRVAVIGVNGQGGSHVGEWLKNPDVDLVAICDVDPAAYEKVAKKVKDQSRMPKHVTDVRKLLEDRNIDAVSIATPNHWHALMAVWAMQAGKDVYVEKPCSHNVHEGRVITQWARKLGRICQMGVQSRSMVGMRDALDFIHSGKIGPVKFARAICYRQRNSIGLVDTPAPIPPGLDLDLWCGPAPLAAPIRKKFHYDWHWVFETGNGDLGNQNPHELDKARWGLQKQELPKQVISLGGRLGYIDNGNVANCQLTLYRWDDALLISDVRGLPIKTPINLGLKAGGPFKGAANIWYGTEGYVVCPNYNSGVAFDYDGNQIGKWSGGEYQAHFANFVKGIRSRNYQDLHLDIEDGHLSSALAHLGNVSYRTGTAVPPGTRPSEWVNDRGVADTLDSFEGYLRENEVDFEQTKYYLGRALTIDPKTELSSDATANALFTREYRRGYELPEVKG from the coding sequence ATGCAGCTCGACGTCTCAAAACTCTCGCGCCGTGATTTTGTCGAGCGTTCGCTCATGGCCGCCTCGGCCGCGCTGGCCGCCGGCACGATGCCCAATTTGACGCGCGCCGCCGAAGCCGACGCCGCGCGCCGCGTCGGACCCAACGACAAGCTGCGCGTGGCCGTCATCGGCGTGAACGGCCAGGGGGGCTCGCACGTCGGCGAGTGGTTGAAAAACCCGGACGTCGATCTGGTGGCGATCTGCGACGTTGACCCAGCCGCCTACGAGAAAGTCGCTAAGAAGGTCAAGGACCAGTCGCGCATGCCCAAGCATGTGACCGACGTCCGCAAGCTGCTCGAAGACCGCAACATCGACGCGGTCTCGATCGCCACGCCGAACCACTGGCACGCGCTGATGGCCGTCTGGGCCATGCAGGCCGGCAAGGACGTCTATGTCGAAAAGCCGTGCAGCCACAATGTGCATGAAGGGCGCGTGATTACCCAGTGGGCGCGCAAGCTGGGGCGCATCTGCCAGATGGGCGTGCAAAGCCGCAGCATGGTTGGCATGCGCGACGCGCTCGACTTCATTCACAGCGGCAAGATCGGACCCGTCAAGTTCGCCCGGGCCATCTGCTATCGACAGCGCAACAGCATCGGGCTGGTCGATACGCCGGCGCCGATTCCGCCGGGGCTCGACTTGGACCTGTGGTGCGGGCCGGCGCCGCTGGCCGCGCCGATTCGCAAGAAGTTTCACTACGACTGGCACTGGGTGTTTGAAACCGGCAACGGCGACCTGGGGAACCAGAACCCTCACGAACTCGACAAGGCCCGTTGGGGGCTGCAGAAGCAAGAGCTGCCCAAGCAGGTGATCAGCCTGGGGGGCCGGCTGGGCTACATCGACAACGGCAACGTCGCCAACTGTCAGTTGACGCTGTACCGCTGGGACGACGCGTTGTTGATTTCAGACGTGCGCGGCTTGCCGATCAAGACGCCGATCAACCTGGGCCTGAAAGCCGGCGGCCCGTTCAAGGGGGCTGCCAACATCTGGTACGGCACCGAAGGTTACGTGGTCTGCCCGAATTACAACTCGGGCGTGGCGTTCGACTATGACGGCAATCAAATCGGCAAGTGGTCCGGCGGCGAGTACCAGGCCCACTTCGCCAACTTCGTCAAAGGAATTCGCAGCCGCAACTACCAGGACTTGCACCTGGACATCGAGGACGGGCACCTGTCGAGCGCGCTGGCTCACTTGGGGAACGTCTCGTATCGGACTGGCACGGCCGTGCCGCCGGGCACGCGGCCCAGCGAATGGGTCAACGACCGCGGCGTGGCCGACACCTTGGACAGCTTCGAAGGATACCTGCGCGAGAACGAAGTCGACTTTGAACAGACGAAGTATTACCTGGGTCGCGCGCTAACGATCGATCCCAAGACGGAACTGTCGAGCGACGCCACGGCCAACGCCCTGTTCACGCGCGAATACCGCCGCGGGTACGAGCTGCCCGAAGTGAAGGGGTAA
- a CDS encoding tetratricopeptide repeat protein, translated as MFTTLRKSVLWITTAMIVVALAMPTASWARGGGRGGGGGGRGFSGGGGRGFSSGATGNVHANNGVVGRSFNSGATVNGNLGSHTSNFRGPTASGNLSTRAFSSNPAARTFGANAAGRANFSARNFRAYHAGVNAGLGANRLGAYGGMGPYGMGYGGLGYGLGMGGLGYGFGYPFFGMYGLGGLGGLGYGMGGFGGGYGGGYGGGYAANAPANGPVNAGPPTDEQVQLANDFEARGEADFKAGNYQAAVQDFQHALVDTPHNGPVMLLLAQALFATGQFQPAAGAVQLGMQMVPEDQWGNVVKHYSDLYPDNNDFINQTKALENARNANPADPALHFLLGYEFGYLDYPQQAVKELDAALKARPQDRGAAMMRNMFASQANMPQIPLPAAPEAPKPGAQPSGPQQQQTNATPTDASAQRTAGR; from the coding sequence ATGTTCACGACGCTAAGAAAATCTGTGCTGTGGATCACGACCGCGATGATTGTCGTGGCGCTGGCAATGCCGACAGCCTCATGGGCGCGCGGCGGTGGTCGCGGCGGTGGAGGGGGAGGCCGAGGCTTCAGCGGCGGCGGTGGCCGTGGCTTTAGCAGCGGCGCCACTGGCAACGTCCACGCGAACAACGGCGTCGTCGGCCGCAGCTTCAATAGCGGCGCTACCGTGAACGGCAACCTGGGCAGCCACACGTCGAACTTCCGCGGCCCAACTGCGAGTGGCAACCTTTCTACCCGCGCGTTCAGCAGCAACCCGGCCGCACGCACGTTCGGCGCCAACGCCGCCGGTCGCGCGAACTTCTCGGCGCGGAACTTCCGCGCTTATCACGCCGGAGTGAATGCTGGCCTGGGCGCTAATCGCCTCGGCGCGTACGGCGGCATGGGGCCCTATGGCATGGGCTACGGCGGCTTGGGCTATGGTCTGGGCATGGGCGGGCTCGGCTATGGTTTCGGCTATCCGTTCTTTGGCATGTACGGCCTCGGCGGACTTGGCGGCCTGGGCTATGGCATGGGAGGCTTCGGCGGAGGTTACGGGGGTGGCTATGGCGGAGGGTATGCCGCCAACGCGCCGGCCAATGGGCCGGTGAACGCCGGGCCACCGACCGACGAGCAGGTTCAACTGGCCAACGACTTTGAAGCCCGCGGCGAAGCCGACTTCAAGGCGGGCAACTACCAGGCCGCGGTGCAAGACTTCCAGCACGCGCTGGTCGACACACCGCACAACGGCCCGGTGATGTTGCTGTTGGCCCAAGCTTTGTTCGCGACGGGCCAGTTCCAGCCCGCCGCCGGCGCGGTGCAACTGGGTATGCAGATGGTGCCGGAGGATCAATGGGGCAACGTCGTCAAGCACTACTCGGACTTGTATCCCGACAACAATGACTTCATCAACCAGACGAAGGCGCTCGAGAACGCCCGCAATGCCAACCCAGCGGACCCGGCGTTGCACTTCTTGCTGGGCTATGAGTTCGGCTATCTCGACTATCCGCAGCAAGCGGTGAAGGAGCTCGACGCGGCGCTCAAGGCGCGGCCGCAAGATCGGGGCGCGGCCATGATGCGGAACATGTTCGCCTCGCAAGCGAACATGCCGCAGATCCCGTTGCCAGCGGCCCCCGAAGCGCCCAAGCCGGGCGCGCAACCCAGCGGCCCGCAGCAGCAACAGACGAATGCCACGCCGACCGACGCCTCGGCGCAACGGACGGCTGGGCGATAG
- a CDS encoding DUF1080 domain-containing protein gives MTRSLTLVCLLLINSFVAAAEPARIAPPESSDMRVIFNGKDLSGWDGDPRLWSVKDGVIHGETTAEVPAKGNTFIIWKDGRTKDFELRLSFRCNATNNSGIQYRSKHITEGKINNDWVVRGYQHELRNENKLPNVAGFIYDEGGKRGRICVVGEQAVWAADGKKTLASDLIDQAGFEKLYRMDDWNDVVIVARGNKIQHYLNNQLIVDFTDEEPTLALGEGILALQLHAGKPMWVEFKNLRIKAFE, from the coding sequence ATGACTCGCTCGCTGACGCTGGTTTGCCTGTTGCTGATCAATTCCTTCGTCGCGGCCGCCGAACCGGCGCGGATCGCTCCACCCGAGTCGAGCGACATGCGCGTGATCTTCAACGGCAAGGATCTGAGCGGCTGGGACGGCGATCCGCGGTTGTGGAGCGTCAAGGACGGCGTGATCCACGGCGAGACGACCGCCGAAGTCCCGGCCAAGGGGAACACCTTCATCATCTGGAAGGACGGGCGGACCAAGGACTTTGAACTGCGGCTATCGTTCCGTTGCAACGCCACCAACAACTCGGGCATTCAGTATCGCTCGAAGCACATCACCGAAGGCAAGATCAACAACGACTGGGTCGTGCGCGGCTATCAGCACGAGCTGCGCAATGAAAACAAGTTGCCAAACGTGGCCGGCTTCATCTACGACGAGGGGGGCAAGCGGGGCCGCATTTGCGTGGTGGGCGAGCAGGCCGTCTGGGCAGCCGACGGCAAGAAAACGCTCGCCAGCGATCTGATCGACCAGGCCGGCTTCGAGAAGCTGTATCGGATGGACGACTGGAACGACGTGGTGATCGTGGCCCGCGGCAACAAGATTCAACACTACTTGAACAACCAGTTGATCGTCGACTTTACCGACGAAGAGCCGACGCTGGCCCTCGGCGAAGGGATCCTGGCGTTGCAATTGCACGCCGGCAAGCCGATGTGGGTCGAGTTCAAGAACCTCCGCATCAAGGCGTTTGAGTAG
- a CDS encoding class I SAM-dependent methyltransferase, with translation MKRQLRFLPDTLINGISYGVLNYLIHSPKPLDEQATWDFITRREPDWQRWMREAYPPSWMRKLVLRRAQYRAANLGIEEHYDVSNEFYKLFLDRELMFYSCADHVTGHETLEQAQVIKANHLLSLIDPKPGQRIAELGCGWCSMLRHVEKHTGDRDNLWGYTLSKEQFAHNAQHYGYHVKLENFVTTTYEPEFYDTIYSIAAWEAIRPQEVDTIVQKVYAALKPGGRFVLHFFCRLQDKLPAAISVAQLFFPGHVPTSYRMHVQAFERAGFRITHTSVHDYRPTLRDWFDNMVARRDEALKLVGTETYNRYVVFFPASWKYFDERTGALFRFVLRKPPIDSATLHVIPQVSQMAATSGS, from the coding sequence GTGAAGCGTCAATTGCGCTTTTTGCCGGACACTCTCATCAACGGCATTTCCTACGGCGTTCTCAACTACCTGATTCACTCCCCCAAACCGCTCGACGAGCAGGCCACCTGGGACTTTATCACGCGACGCGAGCCCGACTGGCAGCGCTGGATGCGTGAAGCCTATCCGCCGTCGTGGATGCGCAAGCTCGTGCTGCGCCGCGCGCAATATCGCGCCGCCAACCTGGGCATCGAAGAGCACTACGACGTCTCGAACGAGTTCTACAAGCTGTTTCTCGATCGCGAGTTGATGTTCTACTCGTGCGCCGATCACGTCACGGGGCACGAGACGTTGGAGCAAGCCCAGGTGATCAAGGCCAACCACTTGCTCAGCCTGATCGACCCCAAGCCGGGCCAGCGGATTGCCGAGCTGGGCTGCGGTTGGTGCTCGATGCTCCGGCACGTCGAAAAGCACACCGGCGACCGGGACAACCTGTGGGGTTACACGTTGTCGAAGGAACAGTTCGCCCACAACGCCCAGCACTACGGCTATCATGTCAAGCTCGAGAACTTCGTCACCACGACTTACGAACCCGAGTTCTACGACACAATCTATTCGATTGCCGCCTGGGAAGCGATTCGGCCCCAGGAAGTCGACACGATCGTCCAGAAGGTCTATGCCGCGCTCAAGCCCGGCGGCCGCTTCGTGCTGCACTTCTTCTGTCGCCTGCAGGACAAGTTGCCGGCGGCGATCTCGGTGGCCCAGTTGTTCTTCCCCGGCCACGTCCCCACGTCGTACCGCATGCATGTCCAGGCTTTTGAACGCGCCGGTTTCCGGATCACGCACACCTCGGTCCACGATTATCGGCCGACGCTGCGCGACTGGTTCGACAACATGGTTGCTCGCCGCGACGAGGCGCTCAAGCTAGTCGGCACCGAGACGTACAATCGGTACGTGGTCTTCTTCCCGGCGTCGTGGAAGTATTTCGACGAGCGAACCGGCGCGTTGTTCCGGTTCGTGCTGCGCAAGCCGCCGATCGACAGCGCGACGCTGCACGTGATCCCGCAGGTCAGCCAAATGGCCGCCACGTCGGGAAGTTGA
- a CDS encoding protoglobin family protein: MHRIDESRLESDLGYRFQYLAEFMDFGADDVDGIRGAASVVAPLVPTLVDAVYQKLYNYDATWRHFLPRQSGYDGMVPASLADVTPDHPMIRYRKEHLARYLATLVTKPFDGKMVSYLDMVGKMHTPKAGSESINVPLVQMNALLGFVSDALTSAILGLGLDRATEVKTLRAFNKLLWLQNDLINRHYQDALVPAEAA; encoded by the coding sequence ATGCATCGCATCGACGAATCGCGCCTCGAGTCCGATCTGGGTTACCGTTTTCAATATCTGGCCGAGTTCATGGACTTTGGCGCCGACGACGTGGACGGCATTCGAGGCGCCGCCTCGGTGGTGGCTCCGCTGGTGCCGACGCTGGTCGATGCCGTGTATCAGAAGTTGTACAACTACGACGCCACTTGGCGGCACTTTCTGCCGCGTCAGTCGGGTTATGATGGCATGGTGCCCGCGTCGCTGGCCGATGTGACCCCCGATCACCCGATGATTCGCTATCGCAAAGAGCACTTGGCCCGCTACCTGGCCACGCTGGTCACCAAGCCCTTCGACGGCAAGATGGTTTCGTACCTGGACATGGTCGGCAAGATGCACACGCCCAAGGCCGGTTCCGAGTCGATCAACGTGCCGCTGGTGCAGATGAACGCGCTGTTGGGCTTTGTCAGCGACGCGCTGACCAGCGCGATCCTCGGCCTGGGGCTCGATCGCGCGACCGAGGTGAAAACCCTCCGGGCGTTTAATAAACTGCTCTGGTTGCAAAACGACCTGATCAATCGCCACTATCAAGACGCCCTGGTTCCGGCCGAAGCGGCCTGA
- a CDS encoding STAS domain-containing protein: MPSAATNISCDVDRGPDWLFIRPHLLFDQGQEALPVAETLWGIIDEHMIHRVVLELDQIGLLHSYLCGQLILVSKRLHAHGGVLRLCNLTSANEEVLRISRLDGALPCYPNRNDAVMGHRPAKPR, encoded by the coding sequence ATGCCATCTGCCGCTACTAACATTTCGTGTGATGTCGATCGGGGCCCCGATTGGCTGTTCATCCGCCCGCACTTGCTGTTCGACCAGGGTCAGGAAGCCTTGCCGGTGGCCGAGACGCTGTGGGGGATCATCGACGAACACATGATCCATCGTGTCGTGCTCGAGCTCGACCAGATCGGCCTGTTGCACAGCTACCTGTGCGGGCAGTTGATCCTGGTGTCGAAGCGGCTGCATGCCCACGGAGGCGTGCTGCGGCTGTGCAATCTGACCAGCGCCAATGAAGAAGTGCTGCGCATTTCGCGGCTCGACGGCGCGTTGCCCTGTTATCCCAATCGCAACGACGCCGTGATGGGACACCGGCCGGCAAAGCCGCGGTGA